Within the Paramormyrops kingsleyae isolate MSU_618 chromosome 2, PKINGS_0.4, whole genome shotgun sequence genome, the region TTAGCTATACTTCCCAATTTCTAGATTTAACAATTAACATATGTTAAGTtacaaaatgttattttaatgttgataatttaattattaatatctGTGGAAGACATCAAGTCAAAACCAGTTATTACTGAAATAAGTAATAAGATAGTGATTCTAACTAGATGCAAAttgaaatgcaaatgtaaatgaCTTACGAATGGATGTTTAACTCAACACTCAAGATGACAGAGATCCTAATCAAAGAGCATCATTACATATACAAAAATGCAGAATGCAGCGAATCAGGTGCATTTAATGATGCAGATTCATAATGCCCGATCACTGTGAAAGGGAGAGGTCAGCATAAGCGTCCTTCCTTGTGCAGCCATTGTGCGGGAAGGCCTCACGCTATTGGGCATCTAGGGTGTAATGGAAGCCTGTGCAAATGAGACAGAACGAATGAAACAAACTGTCTTGGGAGCCTGAGTGGAGGATCGGTTGCTCTTTTGGCTTAAGTGTCACCAACTGAGACACAGCGTAAGCTGGCGGTCTGCCAGCTCAGGCAATTACCTGAAAAGGACAGCAGAatgggcgggggggagggaggtgtAAAACTGTCGGGTAGGACGTGAGAGACGCTTGCTGCCCATAGTGCTTCATCCTGATGACACATCGGGGAATGAAATAGGCAAGGTCGCTGAGGAAAGCTGAAGGAACACGAGACATTTCAGCATTTTCACTGGATCCAGCATGTCAACCAGTAATCCCCAAACGCTATCCGGTTTTAATCATTTACATTACAGGCTAACTCCAGTGACCACCGGTCTTGTCCACAGCCTGATTGTTCTGAACCAAATAGTTCTGTTTGGTAGGTGTCCTGGTGGTGAACGTCACCTGGAGGAAACGGACCTACGTGGGCACCCTGCTGGACTGCACCAAGCATAACTGGGCTCCTCCGAGGTAAACCATCTCGAAGCTCAATGAAGGTCAATAATGTCTTATTTAAGCAGTGCTTCTTTAAGCTCAAATAAAGTAAGaaaattcaaatgaaaaaggacaGGATGAAGAATGTGTGGACGGTGATTAAAccttggtatattttgctgATCGTGATTGACTGACCAATGAAATAAAGCATTATACATTAATCATCTTTCGATTGACCAGGAAACACGTCGCAATCGATGAGTTGGGTACCCCTGATCTACAGCCTTAGTCATGTATTAACAAAAATGCTTTGCCTTGAATATTTTTGTCCTAGATTTTGTGAATCCCCATCCAGTGACTTCGAGATGCGAGGTGGACGAGGCCGTGGGAAGAGGATACGGTTGGCTATCCCCAATCTCCCCGAGGCCGAATCCAGCTTCTCCAAGGTCAGGGGTCTGCCACACAAGTGCCGCGGCGGCAGCGTTCATGGCAAAGGCCGCCGGGCGAGCCTGAACCTCATCGGCAGCTGTAGGATACCACCATTCTTCACGGTGGAAGAGATCAAATCCAGCTCCATTATGTCCGGAAAACGCAAAAACAAATTGCCTGCAGATCTAGATCTGAATTTAGTCTCTGAGGATGTTAAATCTGGAAAACGGATTCGGGCAAAATCTCGGAGTGCCCCTTCCACGCCGCAGGGGAAGTCTGATACCTCATTCCTGGACCAGGGATGTTCTTCACCCACTCTCATAGACTGCCCCCACCCTAACTGCAACAAGAAATACAAGCATATCAATGGACTTAGATACCAccagacacacgcacaccaaGACCTTGATCGTAAACTCGAATTTGAGGAGGAAGGAGAGGCTCGCGTTTCAGACTGCGAGGAATCTCTAAGCAACATCACTTTGGATTGTCCAGAGAGCACAGAGGGCCCTTTGAAGACAAGCCCTCTGTTTAAGTTGGGTACGCTTGGGGTGCCAAGGAATAGGAGGGCACCACTCAGCAATGATCAGCATAACACAACAAGCCCAAAAGTACGCAGGAATTCAGGGACCAGGGAGGGGGCAGCTGACGACCTTAGCAATCTGCCCATCAtttccaacatgactgtgctGCTTGAGAACTGCCTGGTGACTGACAGGAGCTCATCAACGGAGATGCCCAAGTTGGAGGCCGAGGGCTTGATTGAAAAAAAAGCGACATGTGACAAGAGCAAGAAGGCGAACGGAAAGGTTGACAAATGTTTGTCCAAGTCCAAGGCCACCAGGCCAATTGCTCCTGCACCGCCTCCCCCCAAGCTTATCGCAATCTCTACGGCTACCTTCACCAGCAGTAATGCAGGACCCGTTCCTCATCAGTCTTCGCCCACGGCAGTCGCTGGTCACATAGCAACAAAAAGCCCTCTGCTAAAACCCATCAGGCCTAAGTCGGGCATCATCAGTGAGTCAAGTCTGGTAACCTCGACCTTAGTCACCGGCAAGGACAGCAGGAAGAAAGAGAAGCACAGGTTTAAAGACAGAGAATGTAAAGAGGGCAGGAGCCCCAAGACTGACGCTAAACTCTTGAAAACAGACCTAGTTAAAGGAAAGGAGTTTCCGGTCAGTCTGCTAAAAGAGCACCTGAGCAAACAGGACGGGATCAGCGGCATGTCTGAGTCCCAAGAGAGTCGCATGGCCAGCATCAGAGCCGAGGCAGACAAGGTGTACACCTTCACAGACAACGCACCCAGTCCCTCCATCGGCACCTCATCCAGGGTCGACAGCGCCGTGCTGTCCAACGGCGATGGCGCTAACACAAAGACGAATAGCCCGGCTTACTCAGACATTTCGGACGCGGCTGAGGATGGAGGCGGTGACGGCCGTCCCGAAGGTGCCAGATCCAAAGCCAGCTTAGCCTCCGAGACAAGCTCCAGCAAGGACAACTCTTCCAAAGGCTATCTAACTGCACCCCCACAACAGGCAGTAGCAAAGGATGCTCTGTCTCCGTATTACCATGGATACGACCCTTATTATCTCTCAGGTTACTTACATCCTGGGCAGCCAAACAGCTCCACCTTTCCAAAAATCAGCGTTATTAATGACAGCAGCCCACAAAGGGACGACGCAAAGGAGGACAGTGTGGAGAAAGAAGGCTCCGAATGTTTGGAAGGCAAGAAGAACGATGCAGCGAATCCGAATTCGCAGTCGCAGCTCCAACTGGCTATGATGCAGACGCAGACGGCTCTCGCTCAGTCGTTGTACTATGGACAGTACACACGTGGTCTTTATATGGACCAGAAGCTGCTGATGCTATCAAACAACTACAGACCAGCATATGAGAAGTTCTATGATGAGCCCCAGATGCCGGACCAGAAAAGCGCCCAAGAACTTGAGCAGAAAGAACAAATCAAGGGTGACGCTAATCCTGGAAAGACTGTTTCTTCGAGCTCAGCATCAAAGTCCACAGACTCAGTGAAATCTTGCTGCCCCAAACTAGGATTGACCGTGGTTGAGGAGCCAGCAAAAGCTCACATCTCTACCACTCAACAGCAAGGGAAAGTAGGACTCGGCATTGAGACGGACAGTCAGCATCTTGCTAAGGAAGCCACAGAGATTAAACTCACCATGGACTCTGTGAAACAGAACACAGTGGATCCAAAGTTAACTTACACACATGTAAGTCTCTCAGCTGCTATGCATGTAACAATAGGCAGCACACCTGCCTGCATTTCATGAAATTCAGAGACATCACACTGTAAATTATTGTATTATAATACACAAATTaagtaaattatttttttcgtAGCTTCAGTGAAAGACATTTCAATGCCATGAAGTGACAATAGTGGGCCACATCTCATTTTAAATGGAACATATCACAGCTCTTCTGAAGTACTGACTATTCTGAATAGATTTTTGTGGCCTTGTAGAGGGATGTGTGTACTGTAGTGAAATAATGTAGTGTAATCTACGGAGTGAGGAATGCTGCGTGTGTTGGGAGTGCATGTTTCGTTGTGTGTAAAGGGGAGTGTGTTGAGGTGCACGTTTGGCTGTGTGTAAAGGGGAGTGTGTTGAGGTGCACGTTTGGCTGTGTGTAAAGTAATATGTGTTTGTTTGGTGTATGTTTAGCCGTACCTaagtgtgtgtttatgggagggggagggggttggaTTTCGCTGTGTCTTTGCTGGGGGTGAATCTACATGGTGTGGAGGTTTTCTTTGCAGGACGAAGGACTGAGAATCTCCAGAGACTGGTCTGTATGGTGATCATATCACGTCCTTACGCTCCCACACGTTTGCCAGGAGCACTGCTTTTCAAACATTCCCCAACTTAATAATATTTACATTGTATTTgctattttataattatttatgaataatttattttatgacttaaatttaaatttgttttCCATTACACTGCCACAGGCTTTCTGAGGGCTCTTTAATATAACCTCTAACCAGGGACAGTAATGATCCATTGGTTCACATAGAAAGCCGCATTAAAATGACAGGCCTGCCCCAAATCAGCATGCATGCCCAATAGTACACTGCTCCTTTCTGTACTGTCTTATATAATCTCTATTTAATACTTTACTTTTTTGCATTGTTAGTTAACAGAGCTGCGACTGCACTTTTGTAGACTAAACATACTTATATATACTTGCTATTTTCCACATTAAATACATTCTGTATgctttaaatgtattaaagatATAATCCGAGGCAATCGCAccgttttatttttaaaccacTACAAGACTGTGTAATTTTATGATTTTAACCTCTCAAAAGGAGATTTATCACATATTCCAGGTTTTTATAATCAACATATCAGTGCACAACAGTGCTCACTTGCAATCTCCTGCATTGAGTTAAATGATTCTGGCAGCAAGCTTTTCATGCACTTGACTATATGGAGTTTTAGTAATAAATTAGAACAACAGATGCtggaatatttatatatatatgagtatATTAATAAGAATATAGAAAATCTGTTCTACGTGGTTATTACTTACAAGATGACAGATACACCAGACAGCTTACCCtacttaaaatgcattttgaatcATTATTAACCAATCATTAAGGTTCTATGGGATTGTATACTATGTTTAATACTGATGTCTTTCAATTCTATAACAAGTAGCAAATAACATGCATGCATATTCCATGACAGTATCTCTGTGTTTATATGGTGCTTCTTTCTTAATTTGTGTGCCTTACAGTTATTTTTTCTTGGTCTGTTTTTAGTGGCTGGGGAATGTTACACAGCATTCATTCAGCATGACCTTTTAGCTGAAGGTCAGACAatctggggattaagggcctgtCTCAGGGGCCCAATAGTGACACCACTctggggtttgaaccagcaaccttccgatcacaggcactgcATCCTCACCTGGCACATACTGCCCTATCACAAATGCACAAAAACGTCTGCACCATCAAATCCAGTCCCTACACTGTTACACTTATACCTTTTTTTGTGACCTCGATCCTAGACCCCAGTGACCTGAAGCTCTCCTGGCCCCAAGATGTCCTGCTGTTCAGGAAAGACTGAAATGTAGAATATTTGTATTAAAGGATAAAAGTCCCCTTTTCCTACATTCCAGGATTCTGAAGCTCATTCTTGGTACCATCCTTACCCTTTGAAGAGCATGGAGTCACAGAACCTGTCCGAGGAGGTAAGTGGCGAGAGCAAGGAGCGGGAAGCTGCTCCGGGCCCGGCGACTCCGGCAGAACCAGAACACTCCGAGGCCAAGCAGCAGGAGTCGCTGCTGGAGTGCGGCGAGGACCGTGACAAGTCAGATGAGCGGGAGCTGGGCGGCAGCGCCTTCGGGGAGACGACGAGTGGCCAAGGCCCGGCCCCAGCGCCGGCCAGCCCCCAGCAGGCCTACGTCTCCTACCAGCAGGCCTACTCCTACCTGCAGATGTGCGACGCCAGTAGCAGCGCGTACAGGGTGATGTCTCCCGCTCTGCTGCAGAGCTACGCAGGTGAGCCGTCGCCTGACTCAGTCACTCACCAGCTGCCATCTTTGGGGGGTTCATGGAGACCTTGATCTGCAGCACCTCCCGCAGGCTTTCACTACCCCCTGTACGGCAAGACGACGGGCCGGGAGGAGTCGGAGGTGGCCCCCGGGGGCCGGGCCATCAGCGGGAAACCAGCCTGCGAGTCCGTCGCCCTGGAGCTGCTGCAGCATAAGCTCCCATTCCATGGTCAGTCCTCAACGGTGAGTAGAGTGCGGCTGGACCGTCCTGAAAGCTGCGGCCAGTGAGCAGCACCAGCAGATTGTTTACCAAAGGATCGTGTGTCATTTACCAATGGCAGACGTCATACTTTAGGCAAAGTGATCATTTTATCTGGAAATACCGGATAGTATCTGGGTGAAGTGTACCGGCGGTAAAGAGGGACATGATCATGGCAGTAAAACTTACCGGCTAATTTTACCTCCACTGAACAGCCGAACAGCAGATTTCCAGGGCATTACGCATCATTTGTgggtgtcagggagctgctgtcaattTGCAGGAGATTCCTGGAACTTCCGGGGGAGATGGGATGTCTGCAAAGGCATAGCTAGGTATCCTAGCAGGCATTTTTATAAGCCATACCCTTCGGACCTTAGACCCCAaattaacctgctcctcaatGCCGTTGCACTCGGGTAGCTCTCCGACACGCTTCTGTAAGACTCCCTTCTGTTCCCCCGACAGCCTGTGGAGCGAGAATCTCCCAAGCGTGAGCGGACGCTGGAGCGGGAGAGAGACCACACCCCCTTCGCCCGGCACCTCCACACCCACCATCACACTCACCTGGGCGTTGGCTACCCACTCATACCTGGCCAGTATGACCACTACCAAGGCAAGGCTGACAGTCACACGATTTGTACTTTGAGAGCTTCCTATCACGTGTAGCATGTGAGGCCTTGGCCGTCCCTTGTGACTTAATACAGTATGTTCTAACAAGCACACTGTCACTACTACTCACACCGCCTCAACCTCTATTCTGCAGCATTAGGTGCTTCTGGGCTGAGTCCTGCAGCTGTGGTCtccagccagcaggtggcagcacaGACTTCAGCAGCAGGTAGGATCTCAACATGGGCTCAGCATTCAGTAGACTCATCTTGACATAGTCTCAAGATTCCTTCCCAAATGCCGAAGAACAATCCTTCCCACAGAATCTTTACAACGTAAATCAAAGCTTAACCAGCTATGTAAATATACAGATATATTGTAAGTGTGAGTAATACGGAATGATTAAGAAAACCAAGCTTAAGCCAACCTTCTTGCAGGAAATGATGGGAAAATCTGAGCCCCTGGCATGTGACTGAATCACATGAAGACACGTGGATCCACAGGCATCAGTTCCTTGGTGTTAATTCACTGCCCCCATGGGGGGAATAATTCAGTAttgtcattttctttttcttatgtATGAAGATTTTATAGAGTTTCGACGCCGTTTCAGTGATATCGATGGAAATGTTGATTGCCGACCGCCGATTTGTAACCTgtgatttgtaaaaaaaaatacaaataatgaACGTGGAACCATCTTCTGGGGGCCTCAGTGTGGCCTGTGGTGGGGGGGCCCGGGTGGCCAAACGGGGGCCGGAAAACACGTGTCGTCGTGGAAACGTGTTGATGAATGTACTTGTGTTGCAGAGTCAGCGGCGTGTTCAGACAGAAGCACAGTGAAATGGAAGCCCACCTGTGTGACTGTAATGTGCTCCATCCTCGTGCTTCTCGCACTGTATACCTGTTGTAACGTAACCCTGTGAAAGTGGATCTATATCTCCAGCCTCTTATTTTTCTCCATTTGAACCTCCCACGCTGTGATGTATATCCTGTACATAGTGAAACAGCAGAGCATAAAGGCTTATTTTAACTCTCTCTAACTTCGCCCGCATCGTCTGGCTACTTCCATCCACCCGCGTACATCTGTGATCGTTCTCTATCGTGAATAGTGCTGCAGTCTATCGGTGTTTACCAGTGATGATGTACAGGGAGACATTCCACACCGTTCGCCTGGTCGCTCGCTTCACAAGCCGACGTCAAAGTCCAAGTCAAATGTACATCAGAAATGCGGTTCTTTTTTACCTGCCTTAAAATGTTTGGCAATCACGATTAAAGGAAGATGTTTATATACGCTGCCTGTTCGTTGTGTTTTTCTGTGGAGAGTGAGAAGTCCCGCCTCATGGTCATTTACCATTTCAGTGACTCTTGGTAATGATGGTCCCTGTTGATCTTGAAGGATCAAATAGGCTATTTTTTCTTCAGCAAACATGTGTACTCCACAAGGCATTTTATGGTAAAGgtataaacatttattattaCGGAGGTGCtcaataaatattataaacacaaATGTTGCAGATTTAACACCTACTATTGTTTTACTTTATTCTTCGTTAAGATGGACAGAGTGCGATTTCATTAATAGTCTAGTTCTGTTTGTTACTTTACTTTTTTAAATCACCTTAATTTAAGGACCACTATAAAGACTTCTTTATTGTTAGGTAACATAGTCACAGTGTGAAGGCCCTGTTCTTACATTTAGTCAGCTTTTAAAATCACCTGACTTGTCTTCTACTATATGATTAAAATTCATACCGTAACATTGTAATGATTCTTGCCTCAAGTTAATCTGTAGTCAGCTCATATGTGTCCAACACTTTCTAAATCAGTGCCACAAAGTGCAGTGGGCTCCTCTTGTAAACACAGTGGTCAGGCTTTGGAGAATCACTGTGTGCTTTCTGCATGATTTCATATCGGATATGGAAACGCTGTCGTAGCATCACAACAAACTGCTGTTGTCATGGGcctaaatttcatttaacagtagggggggggacaataaatataaaatttctcatgagcaatttttgaaggggacacaaataatacagtcaaattgtacttataaagatatgtccccacaatgaaaaactttgcttctgtcattattattgtagcatggagactgtgtcattatggttattttcaaagtttttctcaggttcaatgacaaagcagatttttcttcaaaactatttattacattgtttgttatgttgtttacggtcaagccatcaacatacaataaaatgtaaacgactgtttaaatgcataatagaaattgattatacaaaaacatacagtggggtcagttcggtcgtagcacagtgctcatttagtaaatgcacagctaaacaatatgctaattgtggccgttaatgttaagttaagattatgccaagtcgtcacaaataaaacaatgcatgggaaacggctttggcgtgttagttgcagtgcactatatgcaacaagctattgtaaacaagctaacgttaactagataagtaatattttaatcgctaatatagcagattcatggaaaattacatcggtaatcagcatttttgccgcaactatgaatgagtctgcatcaactacattaaagagaatcgctttatttaaagtgaataaaataccctacttactgcagttcaacattaattcagcctgattcgtgtgtgtagatcagtaggtgagatgaactgggaaagcaggcagttggccaaaccactgtgaggaaggggaggggaaactcaactgtttctaaatgcattttttttttctacttacagaattattttaggtatacatacatatatttttcacaatagatagtgcgattttttttatataatttttttgtgggggacaaccctcggataggggggggacatgtcccctccgtcccccccgggatttatgCCCATGGCTGTTGTCAGCTGAAATTCATCTGCCACCAGCCCTCTGAAGTTCATACGGCCCTAACTGCCTGACAGCACTGGAGGTTAGGAGACACTCAGCATGTGTGTAATGGTGTTTGTCTCATGCCTTTTACTGTATTCTGATTTCACCTTCTTGCTTATACAGTAAGTTCCCAGGTTAAGAATGTCCAATTTACACAGAGCTTGTTCTTACAAACTGACCGCCATAAAAcctattacatttttaaaaaatgtgttaaatACAATTGTCTGTAATAATGAATGCACACACTAATTTGTGATGTCCATGTAAACATTGTGTGGCTTGCTACACACCCAGAAACACAAAAATTCTCTCTCACTCTTCAATACAGCACAGTCTgtagttaattttattattactggattattatttttatgtactATATCATTATGTTTAAGATTTAGTATATCTGGAAGTGTTCTGTATGCAGCATCAGTAAGTATTGTTTTTCTACTTCTTGTCACCTGTTTTTTCAGAGTCATTGACCCAGCTGACACCTTGTTCTTGGGGAAGGCAAATTGCCCACCGGGGTTACTGCTATCTGCTATAATGGCTTCCTTTCCAGGCCTTTCATACTTTGCACTTGCGGAATGGGCAATAAACACcatctatttatttgtttgtttatttattttgattatttgGATCTGGACTCATTTATCTTTTGTGTAATGTTGTAGTGACCCAGAAGCCTCGCTATGTGACCTCGGCTTGTTGGCGCTGCGGTCCTGACTGATGTCAGAAGCGGGTAAAAACCTCAGTAGGTGAGAAGCATTGCAAGCAGGGCGCTTCCCTGTGAACGCCTTTGTTTTGATGGTTAGATACTCCGAGCCTGTGTGAGGTCCTATGGGAGCTGCAGGCAGGCTGGGGGATGAAGCGATCCTAGTAGAGTCTCAAAGGCACTGGTTTGCTGGTGATTCACTTTGGGTCACTGCCTTTAGCATGCTGTAATGTGGTTTGAGTCTCGGCTCGGCTGAACCTGAGATTGGACTCATAAATAAGGCTCATTACTTGACCGTAGGAGCACAGAGTCCTGTATGCGCACAGCTCTAATGTGCCTCTAGTGTCTGCTTTCAAATGGTTCTGGCATATGTTACAGGGCCTGTAAAATAACAAAGCTTTTAAGATGGGGAAAAAGGGAAATGATTAAAAACCAAACTGCAGGAATCAGTCCTATCCCCCGTGGCCGGACAGCTTGTTTAATTAAGATAGGAGGTATAGTTGTAGTTAATTTTCCTGTCCAGGGTCAATTTACCACACACCTGTCATTAGCCATCTGTCCACAATTTACCATAtcgaaaaaaaatcagttaaaaGATTTCATACTGATTACATAGTTTAATTTAActgatacatttacattttaaaaaaatatttctctataaaaataagcaagctgtttttttaaactgacGACAGTTCCGAAATCAGACGTTAGTTCCGAAATCAGACGTTAAGTGCCCTCCTCGCCTGGTGGTGGCGCGCTTCCGAAGATTCCGACATTTATTTCAGATCTCCACTCTATGCTCTGGAAACTTCGCTGGTAGTTTAGTTTGTTCCGAGACCTGCGGAATACCCAACGTCATCGAGTTGAATGCCGAGATAAAGCACAACTTTTCGGTGACTAACGTACCAATAGACTTAAAGTTCTGTACTTACCAGATAAGCAGCTAAGGTTTACCAGAGTGACTATACAGGCGCCGGGTGCAGGTTTGTTTGTGACGGAAGTCGCCCTTTTTAAATGGGAGGCGGTAAATACAGAAGGCGAAGCGGATCGGTAACTGCCAGCTGAGTGTTTGGGAGCCGCTGTTCCGCTGACCCCGGAGCCCGAGGACCGCAGGTGTACCGTAGGCAGACTGCAGCCTGAGTGCCGACTGACCCATGGCCTCGAAATGCGATCAGCTGCTCGTCGTAGTGTCTGTTCTCCAGGGTAACCCACCGGACCGTCTGTCCTGCTGTCAAAACTCATTTTCTGTCACCCCAGGACTCTTCTACTGTCACCTTGCGGATTTTCCCATATATTACGTATTTACTGAAATGATTAAAATGTTCATGTATTCCACTGGTTAGCTGTAAACATGTAAACCGTCATCAAATTCAATATGTTTGACACTAAGGCACATTAAGTCATTAATACTTTAATCATCGCTTTTGTAAGGACTCGCGAATGTATTTACAATTTGCTGAGCGGACGTAAAGTAACGACCCTCTGTCAGCGAGTTTATCTACATTTCCAGCATTAGGAGCTTAATCACCATGGTAACTGCTGCAGCTTCTCCGCTCCAGTTTAAACGTCAGTGCGGTAACGGATCCCCTCCGTTTAATACGTATTCATAAAAGCAGTAGCACAAACGGAATCGTAATGTAAATAGGCTGCTGCCTGGTCACGGGCATAgttttcattaatattttatgtgaAAAGTTGTTTTGGTTTGTGTGTGATTTAGTCTGGTTAGTCGTCATGTAAAGTCACGTCAGACATAAGGGTATCGAGGTGCTGTGTCTACTGCTCTGACAAGAATaaagcatttaaataaaaaacctTTGTAACAGTAAGACTTTAAACTATCCGTTGTCCATCATTTGGCTATATGCGGTTATTGCTATTAAACTAATGTTTTAGTATGTCATTCTGGTAGTTACTTGTAGTGCGAACTATTCTAGATTAAGTAAGGGGGTTTTGGTGCTGTGTGACAAAAGGCTAGTATTAAAGATTAATATATTGTAGTAGCAATAACGGGT harbors:
- the znf608 gene encoding zinc finger protein 608 isoform X2 → MSVIPIVEKNVDPTGVETYDSGDDWEIGVGNLIIDLDADLEKDRQKLEMNRLGNIKGSAKDYEGLGSSCANATSAVSDGLTFASIQPPVPLGNPSKDTGRGKVKRSKTSKDANKSASPSTTLYGIPELCGGGSQEAEGRSREGLVMNSSLGEAVSNPNISDATASCAKGKEEKNAKNQGRGLKRERDAIRARKEKQDAGQTSFGPLSGNLYGLGGKGSPCHCGDNGTGDIRKSGMDSAIMESAIVGKRTDDEIAAPAKKLKTDKVESMFTVPGSLMPVSQAPPSYAHLSPPISSPSEQLLVRTRSIGTNTREAGNGTDPGLLGPCQPGTTVNLEGIVWHETEEGVLVVNVTWRKRTYVGTLLDCTKHNWAPPRFCESPSSDFEMRGGRGRGKRIRLAIPNLPEAESSFSKVRGLPHKCRGGSVHGKGRRASLNLIGSCRIPPFFTVEEIKSSSIMSGKRKNKLPADLDLNLVSEDVKSGKRIRAKSRSAPSTPQGKSDTSFLDQGCSSPTLIDCPHPNCNKKYKHINGLRYHQTHAHQDLDRKLEFEEEGEARVSDCEESLSNITLDCPESTEGPLKTSPLFKLGTLGVPRNRRAPLSNDQHNTTSPKVRRNSGTREGAADDLSNLPIISNMTVLLENCLVTDRSSSTEMPKLEAEGLIEKKATCDKSKKANGKVDKCLSKSKATRPIAPAPPPPKLIAISTATFTSSNAGPVPHQSSPTAVAGHIATKSPLLKPIRPKSGIISESSLVTSTLVTGKDSRKKEKHRFKDRECKEGRSPKTDAKLLKTDLVKGKEFPVSLLKEHLSKQDGISGMSESQESRMASIRAEADKVYTFTDNAPSPSIGTSSRVDSAVLSNGDGANTKTNSPAYSDISDAAEDGGGDGRPEGARSKASLASETSSSKDNSSKGYLTAPPQQAVAKDALSPYYHGYDPYYLSGYLHPGQPNSSTFPKISVINDSSPQRDDAKEDSVEKEGSECLEGKKNDAANPNSQSQLQLAMMQTQTALAQSLYYGQYTRGLYMDQKLLMLSNNYRPAYEKFYDEPQMPDQKSAQELEQKEQIKGDANPGKTVSSSSASKSTDSVKSCCPKLGLTVVEEPAKAHISTTQQQGKVGLGIETDSQHLAKEATEIKLTMDSVKQNTVDPKLTYTHDSEAHSWYHPYPLKSMESQNLSEEVSGESKEREAAPGPATPAEPEHSEAKQQESLLECGEDRDKSDERELGGSAFGETTSGQGPAPAPASPQQAYVSYQQAYSYLQMCDASSSAYRVMSPALLQSYAGFHYPLYGKTTGREESEVAPGGRAISGKPACESVALELLQHKLPFHGQSSTPVERESPKRERTLERERDHTPFARHLHTHHHTHLGVGYPLIPGQYDHYQALGASGLSPAAVVSSQQVAAQTSAAGNDGKI
- the znf608 gene encoding zinc finger protein 608 isoform X3 translates to MSVIPIVEKNVDPTGVETYDSGDDWEIGVGNLIIDLDADLEKDRQKLEMNRLGNIKGSAKDYEGLGSSCANATSAVSDGLTFASIQPPVPLGNPSKDTGRGKVKRSKTSKDANKSASPSTTLYGIPELCGGGSQEAEGRSREGLVMNSSLGEAVSNPNISDATASCAKGKEEKNAKNQGRGLKRERDAIRARKEKQDAGQTSFGPLSGNLYGLGGKGSPCHCGDNGTGDIRKSGMDSAIMESAIVGKRTDDEIAAPAKKLKTDKVESMFTVPGSLMPVSQAPPSYAHLSPPISSPSEQLLVRTRSIGTNTREAGNGTDPGLLGPCQPGTTVNLEGIVWHETEEGVLVVNVTWRKRTYVGTLLDCTKHNWAPPSDFEMRGGRGRGKRIRLAIPNLPEAESSFSKVRGLPHKCRGGSVHGKGRRASLNLIGSCRIPPFFTVEEIKSSSIMSGKRKNKLPADLDLNLVSEDVKSGKRIRAKSRSAPSTPQGKSDTSFLDQGCSSPTLIDCPHPNCNKKYKHINGLRYHQTHAHQDLDRKLEFEEEGEARVSDCEESLSNITLDCPESTEGPLKTSPLFKLGTLGVPRNRRAPLSNDQHNTTSPKVRRNSGTREGAADDLSNLPIISNMTVLLENCLVTDRSSSTEMPKLEAEGLIEKKATCDKSKKANGKVDKCLSKSKATRPIAPAPPPPKLIAISTATFTSSNAGPVPHQSSPTAVAGHIATKSPLLKPIRPKSGIISESSLVTSTLVTGKDSRKKEKHRFKDRECKEGRSPKTDAKLLKTDLVKGKEFPVSLLKEHLSKQDGISGMSESQESRMASIRAEADKVYTFTDNAPSPSIGTSSRVDSAVLSNGDGANTKTNSPAYSDISDAAEDGGGDGRPEGARSKASLASETSSSKDNSSKGYLTAPPQQAVAKDALSPYYHGYDPYYLSGYLHPGQPNSSTFPKISVINDSSPQRDDAKEDSVEKEGSECLEGKKNDAANPNSQSQLQLAMMQTQTALAQSLYYGQYTRGLYMDQKLLMLSNNYRPAYEKFYDEPQMPDQKSAQELEQKEQIKGDANPGKTVSSSSASKSTDSVKSCCPKLGLTVVEEPAKAHISTTQQQGKVGLGIETDSQHLAKEATEIKLTMDSVKQNTVDPKLTYTHDSEAHSWYHPYPLKSMESQNLSEEVSGESKEREAAPGPATPAEPEHSEAKQQESLLECGEDRDKSDERELGGSAFGETTSGQGPAPAPASPQQAYVSYQQAYSYLQMCDASSSAYRVMSPALLQSYAAPPAGFHYPLYGKTTGREESEVAPGGRAISGKPACESVALELLQHKLPFHGQSSTPVERESPKRERTLERERDHTPFARHLHTHHHTHLGVGYPLIPGQYDHYQALGASGLSPAAVVSSQQVAAQTSAAGNDGKI